The following coding sequences lie in one Methanohalophilus levihalophilus genomic window:
- a CDS encoding NTP transferase domain-containing protein — translation MDAVVMAGGQGLRLGMGEKPVVDLLGKPLISYVIDSLEGAEEIGKIYVTVSPFTPTTEKVVGERYEGRIKTIETGGDNYVGDMIFAVESVGIEKPVMIIMSDLPLITPSLIDQIVRAYYDCGKPSMSVFIPLSLCKKVGLRPDTVFNWEGELIVPAGINILDGKDIREEQEYHNFLLDDPQIAININTAEDLKYCSDILCEKQKNNSPGEF, via the coding sequence ATGGATGCTGTTGTAATGGCTGGTGGCCAGGGGCTACGTCTGGGGATGGGTGAAAAACCCGTTGTGGATCTGCTTGGAAAACCACTTATCAGTTACGTCATTGACAGCCTTGAAGGGGCGGAAGAAATTGGCAAAATCTACGTGACTGTTTCTCCGTTTACCCCGACCACTGAAAAAGTTGTGGGGGAGCGATATGAAGGAAGAATCAAGACCATTGAAACAGGTGGAGATAACTATGTAGGTGACATGATTTTTGCAGTGGAATCTGTGGGAATAGAAAAACCTGTCATGATCATCATGTCAGATCTACCTTTGATTACTCCTTCTCTTATTGATCAGATTGTCAGAGCATATTATGATTGCGGAAAACCGTCTATGTCGGTTTTCATTCCGTTGTCCCTTTGTAAGAAAGTTGGACTACGTCCGGACACTGTGTTTAACTGGGAGGGAGAGTTAATAGTTCCTGCAGGAATTAATATTCTGGATGGGAAAGATATCAGGGAAGAACAGGAATATCATAATTTCCTGCTGGATGATCCGCAGATTGCTATTAATATCAATACTGCCGAAGATCTAAAATACTGTTCCGATATTCTCTGTGAAAAGCAAAAAAATAATTCTCCGGGTGAATTCTGA
- a CDS encoding endonuclease dU, protein MKPQIRVLGIDDSALIGDRVLVVGAFFRGGEWLDGVVSGYITRDGMDATDSLIQLIMDSKHHDQIRVIMLDGVTYGGFNPVDIVELSQKTDSGVIVLMRSLPDLERMGAAASHLPFPEERMNLILKAGEIQEVVSKESENPVFIQCAGIDMEKAIEIVKLTATHSNIPEPLRVAHIIATGIVCGESCGRV, encoded by the coding sequence GTGAAGCCACAAATTCGTGTCCTTGGTATAGACGACTCTGCACTTATCGGTGACCGGGTTCTTGTTGTAGGTGCATTTTTCAGGGGTGGCGAGTGGCTTGATGGAGTTGTGTCCGGATATATAACTCGTGATGGTATGGATGCTACTGATTCCCTGATCCAGCTAATAATGGATAGTAAACACCATGATCAAATTCGGGTAATCATGCTTGACGGTGTTACTTACGGTGGCTTTAATCCTGTGGACATAGTTGAATTAAGCCAAAAAACCGATTCTGGGGTAATTGTGCTGATGAGGTCTTTGCCGGATCTTGAACGCATGGGAGCTGCTGCATCACATTTGCCGTTTCCGGAAGAACGAATGAATTTAATCCTGAAGGCGGGTGAAATACAGGAAGTAGTTTCAAAAGAGTCTGAAAATCCCGTATTTATTCAGTGTGCAGGAATTGATATGGAGAAAGCAATTGAAATAGTGAAATTAACTGCCACCCATAGCAATATTCCGGAACCATTGCGGGTGGCTCACATAATCGCCACCGGCATAGTATGTGGTGAATCCTGCGGAAGGGTTTGA
- a CDS encoding signal recognition particle protein Srp19 has protein sequence MRDEGKLVIWPASIDRARTRHEGRIISRKSSVQDPKLDEISKAAQSLGLNPRVEDDKAYPRSWWEKSGRVMVDKTASKNTIARNIAKTIKKDRGN, from the coding sequence ATGCGAGATGAAGGAAAGCTTGTAATATGGCCTGCAAGCATTGATCGTGCAAGAACCCGCCATGAGGGTCGCATTATTTCCCGCAAGAGTTCTGTTCAGGACCCCAAACTGGATGAGATTAGCAAAGCTGCACAGTCCCTTGGTTTAAACCCCCGTGTAGAGGATGATAAAGCATACCCTCGTTCATGGTGGGAAAAAAGTGGAAGGGTAATGGTCGATAAAACTGCTTCCAAAAATACAATTGCAAGAAATATCGCCAAAACAATTAAAAAAGATCGTGGAAACTGA
- a CDS encoding proteasome-activating nucleotidase → MSDSKEETAERGNYGFKHLSDPYDVQEMGQDAEFSKYLLDRMKQLESRNTQLREQCDQIESEKRYVENQKLKYEREVRKLKSEIDRLKTVPLIVANVLDIVDDNKVLIRSSTGPHFMVGVSQFIENNQLVPGVRVALNQQTLAIVDVLPSSDEPDVMALEVQDAQDVSYDDIGGLEPQIQELVECVELPLTRPESFEKIGISPPKGVLLYGPPGTGKTLLAKAVAHKTDATFIRVVGSELVQKYIGEGSKLVKEVFEMARRKAPSIIFIDELDAIAATRLNDTNGADREVQRTLMQLLAEMDGFSNRGEIRIIGATNRPDVLDPAIIRPGRFDRAVEVPLPNELSRKTILRIHTKGISVSKDVDFDKLASLSEGSSGADLRAIAMEAGMLAVREDRSSVTMKDFLDALDKITKVGESRDEQPFFMFG, encoded by the coding sequence ATGAGCGACAGTAAGGAAGAGACGGCAGAGCGGGGGAATTATGGGTTTAAGCATCTGTCGGATCCATATGATGTTCAGGAAATGGGGCAGGATGCCGAATTTTCCAAGTATTTGCTTGACAGGATGAAACAACTCGAATCCCGGAATACGCAGCTTAGAGAGCAGTGCGACCAGATAGAATCCGAAAAACGATACGTTGAAAACCAGAAACTCAAATATGAACGTGAAGTTCGAAAGCTTAAATCTGAAATTGATCGCCTGAAAACTGTACCTCTCATAGTTGCCAATGTACTGGATATTGTTGATGACAATAAGGTGCTGATTAGGAGTAGTACCGGTCCTCACTTCATGGTTGGTGTTTCCCAGTTTATTGAGAATAACCAGCTCGTTCCGGGTGTCAGGGTTGCATTGAACCAGCAAACACTGGCTATTGTTGATGTACTTCCTTCCTCTGATGAGCCCGACGTAATGGCACTTGAAGTACAGGATGCCCAGGATGTCAGCTATGACGATATTGGCGGTCTTGAACCTCAGATACAGGAACTTGTAGAATGTGTGGAATTGCCACTCACAAGGCCTGAATCTTTTGAAAAAATAGGCATTTCTCCTCCTAAAGGTGTTTTGCTTTATGGTCCACCGGGTACGGGAAAGACCCTTCTTGCAAAAGCTGTAGCCCATAAGACTGATGCTACGTTTATAAGGGTAGTTGGATCTGAACTTGTCCAGAAATACATTGGTGAAGGTTCCAAACTCGTAAAAGAAGTCTTTGAAATGGCAAGACGTAAAGCTCCAAGTATAATATTCATTGATGAGCTGGATGCGATTGCCGCAACAAGACTAAATGATACTAACGGGGCTGATCGCGAAGTCCAGCGAACCCTTATGCAACTACTTGCTGAAATGGATGGCTTTAGTAACCGTGGCGAAATCCGTATAATCGGTGCCACCAATCGGCCGGATGTCCTTGATCCAGCAATCATCAGGCCCGGCAGGTTTGACAGGGCAGTTGAGGTTCCCCTTCCGAATGAACTTTCGAGGAAAACAATCCTGCGCATACACACAAAGGGTATTTCTGTTTCAAAGGATGTTGATTTCGATAAACTCGCTTCCCTTTCCGAAGGGTCAAGCGGTGCAGATCTCCGGGCAATAGCAATGGAAGCCGGAATGCTTGCAGTTCGTGAAGATCGAAGCTCTGTGACTATGAAAGATTTCCTTGATGCACTTGACAAAATTACAAAAGTAGGTGAATCCAGGGATGAACAACCTTTCTTTATGTTTGGCTGA
- a CDS encoding HD domain-containing protein — MASPFVVHDPVHKTIVITPLQQGLLETPHLQRLRGIQQLGLADVVYPGANHTRFEHSLGTMHTASLFANVLALPPDEKVMVEIAGLLHDVGHSAFSHAVEGVLQRNPAFQPELQGTQMGRHEAFTSHIIKNILPEIGEISRLVK, encoded by the coding sequence ATGGCCAGTCCCTTTGTGGTTCATGATCCTGTTCACAAGACAATAGTAATCACGCCCCTGCAACAGGGATTGCTCGAGACTCCTCATCTCCAGAGGCTCAGGGGAATCCAGCAATTGGGGCTTGCAGATGTCGTCTATCCCGGGGCAAACCATACCCGTTTTGAGCATAGTCTGGGTACGATGCATACAGCATCCCTTTTTGCAAATGTGCTTGCTCTTCCTCCGGATGAAAAAGTAATGGTGGAAATTGCCGGTCTTCTCCATGACGTTGGGCATTCCGCCTTCTCACATGCTGTTGAGGGGGTTTTACAGCGCAATCCGGCTTTCCAGCCCGAACTGCAGGGGACGCAAATGGGCAGGCATGAGGCATTCACTTCCCATATAATCAAAAACATACTTCCCGAAATTGGTGAAATTTCAAGACTTGTGAAATAG
- a CDS encoding S-methyl-5-thioribose-1-phosphate isomerase translates to MRTIEWNDERGSIMMIDQTLLPTEYKVIECDNLASLCEAIKSLRVRGAPALAAAGAFGIALASKLSSAQTMEKLLEDLKGAGKIIKSTRPTAINLEWGMYRVIKATSEAYDLDGMHDIALSEAKRIADEDVEINKRLGKYGASLLKDGDTVMTHCNAGKLACVDWGTALGVIRSAVQEGKDIKVIACETRPLNQGGRLTTWELMQDNIPVTLIADSMSGHVMRNEMVDKVIVGADRITEDAVFNKIGTYNHAIIAREHEIPFFVAAPISTFDFNGWEGSVKIEQRNPDELRYFRGQQIAPEDVPVYNPAFDATPMEYIDAVITERGIFKPPFLLDEVRS, encoded by the coding sequence ATGAGAACCATAGAATGGAATGATGAGCGGGGGAGCATCATGATGATTGACCAGACCCTGTTACCTACAGAGTACAAGGTCATCGAATGTGACAATCTGGCCTCCCTTTGTGAAGCTATCAAATCCCTTCGTGTAAGGGGAGCACCGGCACTGGCAGCTGCAGGAGCATTCGGTATTGCACTTGCTTCTAAACTGAGCAGTGCGCAAACAATGGAAAAGCTGCTTGAAGACCTTAAGGGAGCAGGCAAGATTATCAAGTCGACCCGTCCAACTGCGATTAATCTTGAATGGGGAATGTACCGGGTTATAAAAGCCACTTCTGAGGCCTATGATCTGGACGGAATGCATGATATTGCGCTTTCCGAAGCAAAAAGAATTGCAGATGAAGATGTGGAAATCAATAAAAGACTTGGGAAATATGGTGCATCCCTTCTTAAAGACGGGGACACCGTGATGACACATTGCAATGCCGGAAAGCTTGCGTGCGTGGACTGGGGAACTGCCCTTGGAGTAATCAGATCTGCAGTGCAGGAAGGAAAGGACATCAAGGTAATTGCATGTGAAACCCGGCCCCTGAACCAGGGAGGACGATTAACCACATGGGAGCTCATGCAGGACAACATCCCGGTGACGCTGATCGCAGATTCCATGAGTGGCCATGTGATGCGCAATGAAATGGTAGACAAGGTTATTGTAGGAGCAGATCGCATTACAGAAGACGCTGTTTTTAACAAGATTGGCACATACAATCATGCAATTATTGCCCGAGAACATGAAATTCCGTTTTTTGTAGCAGCACCTATTTCAACATTTGATTTCAACGGCTGGGAAGGTAGTGTCAAAATTGAACAGAGAAATCCTGACGAGCTGAGATATTTCCGCGGACAGCAAATAGCTCCTGAAGATGTGCCGGTTTACAATCCGGCGTTTGATGCCACGCCAATGGAATACATTGACGCGGTAATTACAGAAAGAGGTATTTTCAAACCACCTTTCCTGCTGGATGAAGTCAGATCCTGA
- a CDS encoding aminotransferase class I/II-fold pyridoxal phosphate-dependent enzyme translates to MKKRIRDLESFLCEDPTSLSSESHRIEPDLDFSMLTNPLGNPFDLSDSGIDLSKATKNVFERLTQYPDNRYSELRASIASFLGNTIIPEQVIPGNGSCELLKLVLECTVDEGDKVVIVQPAMDLFEKYCSIHGAEIMHLMGEDLRDINDSLLKDTKIVFLSNPSDVSGKLMETAKLNKLSELCSQNGTLLFVNESCIDFADNSASVISLTNSSNHLFVLRSFETVFAIPGIRIGFGLTSPKMAEKLNSARLSWNLGVVSEKAAISLMKRDDLSNNYLAKSREYISENREYLATRLDKIRKFNVLPGDAHYVLVDVSASSIDSTELTNRLLNAGIKVMDCSCFYSMGKDFIRVSVRSKEDTDSLVREIGVAVVDSARDKAMRELEASLLSPDFSATGPNKECPYYPCHFQGQDCTFCFCPFYPCGDERTGGKWVERSSGGKVWSCEKCDIVHHLETAEKLVFELKGDSPMEEKLKKAWKKVVDPLL, encoded by the coding sequence TTGAAAAAAAGGATCCGGGATCTTGAATCTTTTTTATGCGAAGATCCGACTTCCCTCTCTTCAGAGTCACATCGAATAGAGCCTGACCTTGATTTCAGTATGCTGACAAATCCTCTGGGGAATCCTTTTGATTTGTCCGATTCGGGAATAGATCTTTCAAAGGCTACAAAAAATGTTTTTGAGCGGCTTACTCAGTACCCCGACAACCGCTACAGCGAGTTAAGGGCTTCGATTGCTTCTTTTTTAGGAAATACAATTATTCCGGAGCAGGTGATTCCGGGGAACGGTTCCTGTGAACTCCTGAAGCTGGTCCTCGAATGTACTGTGGATGAGGGTGACAAAGTTGTGATTGTCCAACCTGCAATGGATTTATTTGAAAAATATTGCAGTATCCACGGGGCAGAGATCATGCACCTGATGGGCGAAGATCTCCGGGACATCAATGATTCTCTCCTTAAAGATACAAAGATCGTGTTTCTTTCCAACCCCTCTGATGTTTCCGGAAAATTGATGGAAACTGCTAAACTCAACAAACTCTCGGAATTATGCAGTCAAAACGGCACTCTTCTTTTCGTAAATGAGAGCTGCATTGATTTTGCTGATAATTCTGCAAGCGTAATCTCACTTACTAATTCCAGTAATCATCTTTTTGTGCTTCGCTCCTTTGAAACAGTGTTTGCAATTCCGGGAATCAGGATTGGATTTGGCTTAACATCTCCAAAAATGGCTGAAAAACTTAATTCTGCAAGGCTTTCGTGGAATCTGGGTGTTGTATCTGAAAAAGCTGCTATTTCACTAATGAAAAGAGATGATCTTTCCAATAATTACCTTGCAAAATCCCGGGAATACATTTCCGAGAATCGGGAATATCTTGCAACCCGGCTCGACAAGATTCGCAAATTTAACGTGTTGCCGGGAGATGCTCACTACGTGCTTGTGGATGTGAGTGCTTCTTCAATAGATTCGACGGAACTCACAAACCGCCTCCTTAATGCTGGAATAAAAGTAATGGATTGTTCCTGTTTTTATTCAATGGGGAAGGATTTTATCCGTGTTTCAGTTCGTTCAAAAGAAGATACTGACAGTCTTGTCAGGGAAATTGGTGTTGCAGTAGTGGATTCTGCACGTGACAAAGCCATGAGGGAACTTGAAGCTTCTTTGTTATCTCCGGATTTTTCAGCTACAGGTCCCAACAAGGAATGCCCTTATTATCCATGTCATTTCCAGGGTCAGGACTGTACATTCTGCTTCTGCCCATTTTACCCATGCGGGGATGAAAGAACAGGTGGTAAATGGGTTGAACGCTCCAGTGGAGGAAAGGTCTGGAGTTGCGAAAAATGCGATATTGTGCATCATCTTGAAACAGCAGAAAAACTGGTTTTTGAGCTAAAAGGGGATTCTCCGATGGAAGAGAAACTTAAGAAAGCGTGGAAAAAGGTGGTGGATCCGCTTCTATGA
- a CDS encoding preprotein translocase subunit Sec61beta, with protein MAKKNQGGSGLMSSAGLMRYYDADKRAIHLDPKAIIGFGLLCGIAVLLLSANFGTWP; from the coding sequence ATGGCAAAAAAGAACCAGGGCGGCAGTGGATTGATGTCATCTGCCGGTCTTATGCGTTATTATGATGCTGATAAGAGGGCAATTCATCTCGATCCTAAAGCAATAATTGGATTCGGATTACTTTGCGGCATTGCTGTGCTTTTGCTCAGCGCCAATTTTGGAACATGGCCTTGA
- a CDS encoding cobalamin biosynthesis protein codes for MIDFELLSSLHLLNVLLMAVLIDLTIGEPPTKLHPVVWIGNLIYFFKRNAPASCRLAYGVFIGVSCMAFASAIALIVLWIASASWMPEIGAIFIEAFFLKCTFAIKRLLYAGDEIDMALRDEGLDAARQKLSMYVSRDTSKLNEGSVSSAAIETMSENFVDSILTPLFYYAIFGPLGLVAAYAYKAVSTLDSMVGYKDEEHIKMGKFSARLDDVLNWPTARLSVVFIVAASLILNVLKRSVYYASEASACAFRDCRVPSSPNSGYPMAAFAGALKIKLEKPGTYVLGQEYSLPDVEDIGRASQLILATALLSVAALSLLILTVPDVIINLIG; via the coding sequence ATGATTGATTTTGAATTACTCTCCAGTCTTCATTTGTTGAATGTGCTGCTGATGGCAGTATTAATAGACCTGACTATTGGTGAACCTCCCACAAAACTACATCCTGTAGTGTGGATAGGTAATCTTATTTACTTCTTCAAGAGGAATGCTCCAGCGTCATGTCGGCTTGCGTATGGTGTCTTCATCGGAGTTAGCTGTATGGCATTTGCTTCGGCAATTGCTTTAATCGTATTGTGGATTGCAAGCGCCTCATGGATGCCTGAAATAGGTGCCATTTTCATCGAAGCCTTTTTCCTGAAATGCACATTTGCAATCAAACGTCTCCTGTATGCGGGCGATGAAATAGATATGGCACTTCGTGATGAAGGACTGGATGCAGCACGCCAGAAGCTTTCCATGTATGTCAGCAGGGACACTTCAAAACTGAACGAAGGTTCTGTTTCATCTGCAGCGATTGAAACCATGTCTGAGAACTTTGTGGATTCCATTCTCACGCCGCTGTTCTATTATGCTATTTTCGGTCCGCTTGGGTTGGTTGCAGCGTATGCGTACAAGGCGGTAAGTACACTTGATTCAATGGTGGGCTACAAGGATGAAGAGCACATAAAGATGGGTAAGTTCTCAGCAAGGCTTGATGATGTCTTAAACTGGCCTACTGCAAGGCTTTCAGTGGTCTTCATAGTTGCAGCGTCTTTGATTCTTAATGTTCTCAAACGTTCAGTTTATTATGCCTCTGAAGCAAGTGCATGTGCCTTCAGGGACTGTCGTGTGCCGTCTTCCCCCAATTCAGGCTATCCCATGGCAGCATTTGCGGGTGCACTTAAAATCAAATTGGAAAAACCAGGGACGTATGTTCTGGGACAGGAATATTCTCTTCCTGACGTGGAAGACATTGGAAGGGCTTCACAGCTAATCCTTGCAACTGCACTCTTATCTGTTGCAGCTCTTTCATTGCTTATTCTTACGGTTCCTGATGTTATTATTAATCTAATCGGCTAA
- the cobS gene encoding adenosylcobinamide-GDP ribazoletransferase, with protein MSGFLLAVRTGFGFLSTIPVGITMEGLDELSKRSYLFVFTGAVLGILMGIFTIATEYVFPSDLSAALIVAFVYYLTGFNHLDGLSDFGDGFTAHGSLEKKIKALKDMSLGIGGVAFCVISLLILYAAIVSLQGVIQSTSSVGAMWLYLPLSIFVAEIGAKQAMVTISAFGEAIHEGLGSMVINVTTSGTFLIGVLIGGIACGLALGLVGLIAFAAAIVSAFWVLYVSNKHFTGINGDCIGTANEVGRIASLIATIVALNFAQASYGGVLWMLL; from the coding sequence ATGAGTGGATTCCTGCTTGCAGTAAGAACCGGTTTTGGTTTCCTTTCAACCATTCCGGTTGGAATAACAATGGAGGGTCTTGATGAGCTTTCAAAGAGAAGTTACCTCTTTGTTTTCACCGGAGCAGTGCTTGGAATTCTTATGGGGATATTTACTATTGCTACCGAATATGTATTCCCTTCCGACCTGAGTGCTGCACTGATTGTCGCTTTTGTCTATTATCTTACAGGTTTTAACCATCTTGACGGTTTATCCGATTTCGGTGACGGTTTCACAGCACATGGTTCCCTTGAGAAGAAAATCAAGGCACTAAAAGACATGTCTCTTGGAATCGGAGGCGTTGCTTTCTGTGTAATATCACTTTTGATTCTCTACGCTGCAATCGTTTCACTGCAGGGCGTAATTCAGTCAACAAGTTCTGTTGGTGCCATGTGGCTATATCTCCCATTGTCTATTTTCGTAGCGGAAATAGGCGCGAAACAGGCAATGGTTACGATTTCAGCATTTGGGGAGGCTATTCACGAAGGGCTTGGATCTATGGTAATCAATGTTACAACTTCAGGGACATTCCTTATCGGTGTGTTGATTGGTGGAATTGCATGTGGACTCGCCCTTGGGTTAGTTGGTTTGATAGCTTTTGCCGCTGCAATTGTTTCTGCGTTCTGGGTGCTTTATGTTTCCAATAAACATTTCACTGGAATAAACGGTGATTGTATCGGGACTGCTAATGAAGTGGGAAGAATTGCTTCATTGATTGCTACTATCGTTGCTCTAAATTTTGCCCAGGCCAGCTACGGAGGAGTTTTATGGATGCTGTTGTAA
- the cobZ gene encoding alpha-ribazole phosphatase CobZ yields the protein MKLSDIKSKNLKENQPETAKKDNTRDILEILKKEGVTVEAMVDSALSLYTPHPGLETREIAENLFLRELKIAVSDPNLCMLIYAGILLEREGRAGQLPNISPDSYERDLTFIIADEVLGMSISKYISGDKGMFEFVRFDKQKPGILAELGPFMDDIVGGLIGGVSANMYTRGMAEAEEKNEKTKTVSDVIAG from the coding sequence ATGAAATTATCAGATATCAAATCCAAGAATCTTAAAGAAAATCAACCGGAAACGGCTAAAAAAGATAATACCCGGGATATTCTGGAAATTCTCAAAAAGGAGGGTGTCACAGTTGAGGCTATGGTGGATTCGGCACTATCACTTTATACTCCTCATCCGGGACTGGAAACCCGTGAAATTGCTGAAAACCTGTTTTTAAGGGAACTAAAAATAGCAGTTTCCGATCCCAATCTCTGCATGCTGATATACGCAGGAATCTTACTCGAAAGAGAGGGTCGTGCAGGCCAGCTTCCAAACATAAGTCCTGATTCCTACGAACGTGATCTGACTTTCATAATTGCGGATGAAGTGCTTGGCATGAGCATCTCCAAGTATATCAGTGGGGACAAAGGAATGTTTGAGTTTGTTCGTTTTGACAAACAAAAACCAGGCATCCTTGCCGAGCTAGGTCCCTTCATGGATGATATTGTAGGTGGATTGATTGGAGGGGTTTCTGCCAATATGTATACGAGAGGCATGGCAGAAGCGGAAGAGAAGAATGAAAAAACAAAAACTGTCAGTGATGTGATCGCCGGATGA
- a CDS encoding tRNA (adenine-N1)-methyltransferase, with protein sequence MMDDNRLVLLRTRHKGKTKEFLAPVSNAPHHSEFGVTDLSVLLEDENLDAVTSHMGQEFSVVSPRSPDFFRHSKRTGAPMIPKDIGLIMAHAGVCSSDNVLEAGTGSGSLAIYLGFVAKRVLSYEVREEFTKVARNNIEKAGLSNVEVRCGDLVEALPSLSEEFDVIILDMGGSEKAVSGCFEKLKKGGFLVTYSPFLEQAAQIREEIDKLDFFDCRTYECFEREISFSSRGTRPSTIPVGHTGYLTFARK encoded by the coding sequence ATGATGGATGATAATAGGTTAGTTCTTCTCAGGACTCGACACAAAGGGAAGACAAAAGAGTTTCTTGCACCGGTTTCGAATGCTCCTCATCATTCAGAATTCGGAGTCACTGATCTGAGTGTTCTTTTGGAGGACGAAAATCTGGATGCCGTCACTTCCCACATGGGGCAGGAGTTCTCTGTGGTATCCCCGCGGTCTCCTGATTTTTTCCGTCACTCAAAACGCACAGGGGCTCCTATGATTCCCAAGGATATTGGGTTGATAATGGCTCATGCCGGTGTTTGTTCATCGGATAATGTACTTGAAGCAGGGACCGGTTCAGGATCACTGGCTATTTATCTTGGCTTTGTGGCGAAAAGAGTTCTTAGTTATGAGGTGCGGGAAGAGTTTACCAAAGTTGCCCGGAATAACATCGAGAAAGCAGGTCTTTCAAACGTTGAAGTCCGTTGTGGAGACCTTGTGGAAGCGCTTCCTTCGCTATCGGAAGAATTTGATGTCATCATCCTTGATATGGGTGGCTCGGAAAAGGCTGTCAGTGGATGCTTTGAAAAACTGAAAAAAGGTGGATTCCTTGTAACTTATTCCCCGTTCCTGGAGCAGGCTGCACAAATCCGGGAAGAAATTGACAAACTGGATTTCTTTGATTGCAGGACATACGAGTGCTTTGAGCGTGAAATTTCATTTTCATCCAGAGGAACCCGGCCCTCTACAATTCCTGTGGGGCACACAGGATACCTGACTTTTGCAAGGAAATAA
- the glmM gene encoding phosphoglucosamine mutase yields MGLFGTNGVRGPANEKITPQLAMDIARSLGKYMGGEGTVAIGKDTRISGEMLKSAAIAGALSAGLEVIDIGTAPTPSVQYYVRDNADAGIVITASHNPREDNGVKLIAGDGTEFSREGEAEVEKIYFAKNFVPAEWQKTGDLREDFSANDYYIRGIIKAVDSESIKQKKFRVAVDTGCGAGSLTLPLLLRRLGCEVITINAQPDGTFPWRNPEPTPDVLGELTDIVRNYEANMGVAQDGDADRAVFIDENGTFIDEEILLAMVGKHILENKKGPIVTPVSSSKRLLDIAEENGVELVWTAVGSINVARKMMEIDAVYGGEGNGGLIFPEHQYCRDGAMVCAKLLEIMASGIKLSEMAADVPKYSNSKTKVRCKDLAGTMESVKKEILKTENNVDTTDGLKVWREDGWVLIRPSGTEPIIRIFAEAEKDERALQLMKEGEELVNRFNK; encoded by the coding sequence ATGGGTCTTTTCGGAACAAATGGAGTACGTGGTCCGGCTAACGAAAAAATTACACCACAACTTGCAATGGATATTGCCAGAAGTCTGGGCAAATACATGGGAGGAGAGGGAACTGTTGCCATAGGCAAGGATACCCGCATATCCGGTGAAATGCTAAAATCCGCAGCTATTGCCGGAGCACTTTCAGCAGGACTGGAAGTAATAGACATCGGAACCGCCCCTACACCTTCAGTCCAATATTATGTCCGGGATAACGCCGATGCCGGTATTGTAATAACCGCATCCCACAACCCCCGGGAAGACAACGGAGTTAAGCTCATTGCAGGTGATGGAACTGAATTCTCCCGTGAAGGTGAAGCGGAAGTTGAAAAGATTTATTTTGCGAAGAACTTTGTCCCGGCTGAATGGCAAAAAACCGGAGACCTCAGGGAAGATTTTTCTGCAAATGACTATTACATCAGAGGAATAATAAAAGCGGTAGATTCCGAAAGCATCAAACAAAAGAAATTCAGGGTTGCAGTTGACACAGGATGTGGGGCCGGTTCCCTCACATTACCTCTTTTACTGAGACGCCTTGGATGTGAAGTAATAACAATCAACGCACAACCAGATGGCACGTTCCCCTGGAGGAACCCCGAACCAACACCCGATGTGCTTGGCGAGCTTACGGACATCGTCAGGAATTATGAGGCCAATATGGGTGTCGCACAGGACGGTGATGCAGACCGGGCAGTTTTCATTGACGAAAATGGAACATTTATTGACGAGGAGATCCTGCTTGCAATGGTGGGAAAACACATTCTTGAAAACAAGAAAGGCCCCATTGTGACACCTGTAAGTTCTTCCAAACGATTGCTTGATATCGCCGAGGAAAATGGCGTAGAACTTGTCTGGACAGCCGTGGGCTCCATAAATGTTGCCCGGAAAATGATGGAAATTGATGCCGTTTATGGCGGAGAGGGAAATGGCGGACTGATTTTCCCTGAACACCAATACTGTCGTGACGGAGCAATGGTATGTGCCAAGCTTCTTGAAATAATGGCATCAGGAATCAAGCTCTCAGAAATGGCAGCGGATGTTCCTAAATACAGTAACTCCAAGACGAAGGTTCGTTGCAAGGATCTTGCAGGAACAATGGAATCTGTGAAAAAAGAGATCCTGAAAACAGAAAACAACGTCGACACAACTGATGGCCTGAAAGTCTGGCGTGAAGATGGTTGGGTACTCATACGCCCTTCGGGAACCGAGCCCATTATCAGGATTTTTGCAGAAGCAGAAAAAGATGAACGTGCCCTCCAGCTTATGAAAGAAGGGGAAGAACTGGTCAACCGGTTCAACAAGTAA